In Citrus sinensis cultivar Valencia sweet orange chromosome 4, DVS_A1.0, whole genome shotgun sequence, one DNA window encodes the following:
- the LOC107174551 gene encoding uncharacterized protein LOC107174551, whose translation MQIPLPKRPKEDQLIWHYDKKGCDIVWLLQFWPQQHAKVEGAEVAALLWAIWNARNKWLFEGKQENPLRVVANAEAIVESFKKIRQLEIAYKTKRNAERQKQWSPPPNGWQKVNVDAAVDVENQMAGLGVVVRDSDGNCRAAAIKSLRLPGSVAMAEATAMEWGLQVAEKANITFRIFESDSLEVIDLINKKSSSLTEIGWLISDIQENLQNFQNFKAQHCPRDCNYAAHSLAKLALQKKEIVIWLDEIPPEIMYLFLS comes from the exons ATGCAGATTCCACTTCCAAAAAGACCAAAAGAGGATCAGTTGATATGGCACTACGATAAGAAAGG GTGTGACATTGTTTGGCTGTTGCAATTTTGGCCACAACAGCATGCTAAAGTTGAGGGAGCTGAAGTAGCAGCTTTACTATGGGCTATCTGGAATGCAAGAAACAAATGGCTTTTTGAAGGGAAACAAGAAAACCCTCTTAGAGTAGTAGCAAATGCAGAGGCGATAGTGGAGTCTTTTAAAAAGATTAGACAACTGGAGATAGCTTATAAGACAAAGCGGAATGCTGAGAGGCAAAAGCAATGGAGTCCTCCTCCAAATGGATGGCAAAAAGTTAATGTTGATGCGGCTGTGGATGTTGAGAATCAAATGGCAGGGTTGGGGGTTGTGGTGAGAGACTCAGATGGAAACTGCAGAGCAGCTGCAATTAAAAGTCTGAGGCTTCCTGGTAGTGTGGCAATGGCGGAGGCAACAGCTATGGAATGGGGCCTACAAGTGGCTGAAAAAGCTAATATTACTTTTAGAATTTTTGAATCGGATTCATTGGAAGTTATTGACTTAATCAACAAGAAGTCCAGTAGCTTAACTGAAATTGGATGGTTGATCTCTGACATTCAGGAAAATCTGCAGaatttccagaatttcaaagcTCAGCATTGCCCTAGAGATTGTAACTATGCAGCTCATTCATTAGCAAAGTTAGCTTTGCAAAAGAAGGAAATTGTAATTTGGTTGGATGAAATTCCACCGGAGATTATGTACTTGTTCTTAAGCTAA
- the LOC102619676 gene encoding truncated transcription factor CAULIFLOWER D-like isoform X2, protein MGRGKVELKRIENKTNRQVTFSKRKNGILKKAFELSVLCDAEIALVIFSPSGKAYHYASDHHTMDKIIARYRREVGQLNSADQRSRLVQLWKSEIEKLERSVETMEARLRHLTGEDLSSLSIKDLKKLERQLKIGVERIRSKKHDDLVVYTIQKRLIAERINELKTRQKELQEESSRLKKIMYDEMAPTEAEEQCLWCIPTN, encoded by the exons ATGGGGCGAGGGAAGGTGGAGCTGAAGAGGatagagaacaaaacaaacaggCAAGTGACTTTctcaaagagaaaaaatggGATTTTAAAGAAGGCCTTTGAGCTTTCCGTTCTTTGTGATGCTGAAATTGCCCTAGTCATCTTCTCTCCCTCTGGAAAGGCTTATCATTATGCTAGTGATCATCACAC CATGGACAAAATCATTGCGAGGTATCGCAGAGAAGTAGGGCAGCTTAATTCAGCCGACCAGCGCTCAAGATTGGTGCAG TTATGGAAAAGCGAAATTGAAAAGTTAGAAAGGTCAGTGGAGACCATGGAGGCTAGGCTTAG GCACTTAACTGGAGAAGATTTATCCTCACTGAGTATAAAAGACTTAAAAAAACTAGAGCGACAACTAAAGATTGGAGTTGAACGCATTCGCTCTAAAAAG CACGATGACTTGGTAGTTTATACTATACAGAAGCGGTTGATTGCAGAGAGAATCAACGAGCTTAAAACAAGG CAAAAAGAGTTACAAGAGGAGAGCTCTCGTCTTAAGAAGATA ATGTATGATGAAATGGCGCCAACAGAAGCTGAAGAACAATGCTTGTGGTGCATTCCAACAAATTAG
- the LOC102619676 gene encoding truncated transcription factor CAULIFLOWER D-like isoform X1: MGRGKVELKRIENKTNRQVTFSKRKNGILKKAFELSVLCDAEIALVIFSPSGKAYHYASDHHTMDKIIARYRREVGQLNSADQRSRLVQLWKSEIEKLERSVETMEARLRHLTGEDLSSLSIKDLKKLERQLKIGVERIRSKKHDDLVVYTIQKRLIAERINELKTRQKELQEESSRLKKIIKMYDEMAPTEAEEQCLWCIPTN, encoded by the exons ATGGGGCGAGGGAAGGTGGAGCTGAAGAGGatagagaacaaaacaaacaggCAAGTGACTTTctcaaagagaaaaaatggGATTTTAAAGAAGGCCTTTGAGCTTTCCGTTCTTTGTGATGCTGAAATTGCCCTAGTCATCTTCTCTCCCTCTGGAAAGGCTTATCATTATGCTAGTGATCATCACAC CATGGACAAAATCATTGCGAGGTATCGCAGAGAAGTAGGGCAGCTTAATTCAGCCGACCAGCGCTCAAGATTGGTGCAG TTATGGAAAAGCGAAATTGAAAAGTTAGAAAGGTCAGTGGAGACCATGGAGGCTAGGCTTAG GCACTTAACTGGAGAAGATTTATCCTCACTGAGTATAAAAGACTTAAAAAAACTAGAGCGACAACTAAAGATTGGAGTTGAACGCATTCGCTCTAAAAAG CACGATGACTTGGTAGTTTATACTATACAGAAGCGGTTGATTGCAGAGAGAATCAACGAGCTTAAAACAAGG CAAAAAGAGTTACAAGAGGAGAGCTCTCGTCTTAAGAAGATA ATTAAGATGTATGATGAAATGGCGCCAACAGAAGCTGAAGAACAATGCTTGTGGTGCATTCCAACAAATTAG
- the LOC102619676 gene encoding truncated transcription factor CAULIFLOWER A-like isoform X4, with protein sequence MGRGKVELKRIENKTNRQVTFSKRKNGILKKAFELSVLCDAEIALVIFSPSGKAYHYASDHHTMDKIIARYRREVGQLNSADQRSRLVQLWKSEIEKLERSVETMEARLRHLTGEDLSSLSIKDLKKLERQLKIGVERIRSKKKRLIAERINELKTRQKELQEESSRLKKIMYDEMAPTEAEEQCLWCIPTN encoded by the exons ATGGGGCGAGGGAAGGTGGAGCTGAAGAGGatagagaacaaaacaaacaggCAAGTGACTTTctcaaagagaaaaaatggGATTTTAAAGAAGGCCTTTGAGCTTTCCGTTCTTTGTGATGCTGAAATTGCCCTAGTCATCTTCTCTCCCTCTGGAAAGGCTTATCATTATGCTAGTGATCATCACAC CATGGACAAAATCATTGCGAGGTATCGCAGAGAAGTAGGGCAGCTTAATTCAGCCGACCAGCGCTCAAGATTGGTGCAG TTATGGAAAAGCGAAATTGAAAAGTTAGAAAGGTCAGTGGAGACCATGGAGGCTAGGCTTAG GCACTTAACTGGAGAAGATTTATCCTCACTGAGTATAAAAGACTTAAAAAAACTAGAGCGACAACTAAAGATTGGAGTTGAACGCATTCGCTCTAAAAAG AAGCGGTTGATTGCAGAGAGAATCAACGAGCTTAAAACAAGG CAAAAAGAGTTACAAGAGGAGAGCTCTCGTCTTAAGAAGATA ATGTATGATGAAATGGCGCCAACAGAAGCTGAAGAACAATGCTTGTGGTGCATTCCAACAAATTAG
- the LOC102619676 gene encoding truncated transcription factor CAULIFLOWER A-like isoform X3, with the protein MGRGKVELKRIENKTNRQVTFSKRKNGILKKAFELSVLCDAEIALVIFSPSGKAYHYASDHHTMDKIIARYRREVGQLNSADQRSRLVQLWKSEIEKLERSVETMEARLRHLTGEDLSSLSIKDLKKLERQLKIGVERIRSKKKRLIAERINELKTRQKELQEESSRLKKIIKMYDEMAPTEAEEQCLWCIPTN; encoded by the exons ATGGGGCGAGGGAAGGTGGAGCTGAAGAGGatagagaacaaaacaaacaggCAAGTGACTTTctcaaagagaaaaaatggGATTTTAAAGAAGGCCTTTGAGCTTTCCGTTCTTTGTGATGCTGAAATTGCCCTAGTCATCTTCTCTCCCTCTGGAAAGGCTTATCATTATGCTAGTGATCATCACAC CATGGACAAAATCATTGCGAGGTATCGCAGAGAAGTAGGGCAGCTTAATTCAGCCGACCAGCGCTCAAGATTGGTGCAG TTATGGAAAAGCGAAATTGAAAAGTTAGAAAGGTCAGTGGAGACCATGGAGGCTAGGCTTAG GCACTTAACTGGAGAAGATTTATCCTCACTGAGTATAAAAGACTTAAAAAAACTAGAGCGACAACTAAAGATTGGAGTTGAACGCATTCGCTCTAAAAAG AAGCGGTTGATTGCAGAGAGAATCAACGAGCTTAAAACAAGG CAAAAAGAGTTACAAGAGGAGAGCTCTCGTCTTAAGAAGATA ATTAAGATGTATGATGAAATGGCGCCAACAGAAGCTGAAGAACAATGCTTGTGGTGCATTCCAACAAATTAG
- the LOC102620135 gene encoding gamma carbonic anhydrase-like 2, mitochondrial — translation MAALARITRRALTTQLSHGHVIRRAFSTSAAATATATATTTKADAKSITPSADRVKWDYRGQRQIIPLGQWVPKVAVDAYVAPNVVLAGQVTVCDGASVWPGSVLRGDLNKITVGFCSNVQERCVLHAAWNSPTGLPAETSIERFVTIGAYCSLRSCTIEPECIIGQHSILMEGSMVETHAILEAGSVLPPGRRIPTGELWAGNPARFVRTLTHEETLEIPKLAVAINDLSKSHFSEFLPYSTVYLEVEKFKKSLGITI, via the exons atggcgGCTCTAGCCCGGATCACGAGGCGAGCATTAACCACGCAGCTATCCCATGGACACGTCATCCGCCGAGCATTTTCCACGTCAGCTGCAGCAACAGCGACGGCAACAGCGACAACAACGAAGGCAGACGCCAAAAGCATAACGCCGTCAGCGGATCGAGTGAAGTGGGACTACAGAGGACAGAGGCAGATAATACCGTTGGGCCAGTGGGTTCCGAAGGTGGCGGTCGATGCCTATGTGGCTCCCAACGTTGTCCTGGCCGGCCAGGTCACTGTCTGCGACGGAGCCTCCGTCTGGCCTGGCTCTGTCCTACGTGGCGATCTTAATAAGATTACCGTCGGTTTCTGCTCCAATGTGCAAGAGCGATGTGTACTTCACGCGGCTTGGAATTCTCCTACCG GGCTGCCGGCAGAAACATCCATTGAGAGATTTGTCACAATTGGTGCGTACTGTTCGTTGCGCTCATGCACAATTGAGCCAGAGTGCATTATCGGGCAGCATTCCATCCTTATGGAAGGTTCTATGGTTGAGACGCACGCTATCCTTGAAGCTGGGTCTGTTCTTCCCCCAGGGAGGAGAATTCCAACTGGTGAGCTTTGGGCAGGCAATCCAGCAAGGTTTGTCAGGACTTTGACCCATGAAGAAACCTTGGAAATCCCAAAACTTGCTGTTGCAATTAACGATCTGAGCAAAAGCCATTTCTCAGAGTTCCTCCCTTACTCGACAGTATATTTGGAAGTTGAAAAGTTCAAAAAGTCCTTGGGGATTACTATCTAA